From Danio rerio strain Tuebingen ecotype United States chromosome 7, GRCz12tu, whole genome shotgun sequence, the proteins below share one genomic window:
- the si:cabz01076231.1 gene encoding calcium-binding protein 2, translating to MAQKLDRAPSTDSVKSSQSADGSAPKPALRKSPPGEANKKKKSKKSNEDAMNKVYTNLLNSVFGQERELSQPELDELAEAFKEFDYDQDGYLNYKDLAECMRTMGYMPTEMELLEIIQQIKMRLGGLMDFDDFCELMGPRMMVETADMLGLKEIKSSFCQFDTDGDGKISVDEMKEAVKNLLGEKLKKGELEEILKELDLNGDGTVDFDEFVMMLSVH from the exons ATGGCACAGAAGCTGGACAGAGCGCCCTCTACAGACAG TGTCAAATCCAGCCAATCAGCTGATGGCTCCGCCCCCAAACCCGCCCTCCGCAAATCACCGCCCGGCGAAGCAAACAAGAAGAAGAAAAGCAAGAAGTCCAACGAGGACGCCATGAACAAGGTGTACACCAACCTGCTGAACAGCGTCTTCGGTCag GAGAGAGAGTTATCTCAGCCGGAGCTGGACG AGCTGGCGGAGGCCTTCAAAGAGTTCGACTATGATCAGGACGGCTATCTGAACTACAAAGACCTGGCGGAGTGTATGAGGACCATGGGCTACATGCCCACCGAGATGGAGCTGCTGGAGATCATACAGCAGATCAAGATGAGGC tgggtGGTCTGATGGACTTTGATGATTTCTGTGAGCTGATGGGGCCGAGGATGATGGTGGAGACAGCTGACATGCTCGGACTCAAAGAGATCAAATCCTCCTTCTGTCAG tttGACACTGATGGCGATGGGAAGATCTCTGTGGATGAGATGAAGGAGGCTGTGAAGAATCTGCTGGGAGAAAAACTGAAGAAAGGAGAACTGGAGGAGATTCTGAAGGAGCTCGACCTCAATGGAGACGGAACTGTGGACTTTGATG AGTTCGTGATGATGCTCTCGGTTCACTAA